From one Sylvia atricapilla isolate bSylAtr1 chromosome 17, bSylAtr1.pri, whole genome shotgun sequence genomic stretch:
- the RSRC2 gene encoding arginine/serine-rich coiled-coil protein 2 isoform X3, which yields MIRTNFFLKQARRHESKEKSSKKHKSEDHNDKEHSSDKGRDSLNSSENGEERHKRKERKSSRGRSHSRSRSRERRHRSRSRDRKKSRSRSRERKRRIRSRSRSRSRHRHRSRSKSRTRSRSRERKKRIEKPRRFSRSHSRSPSPPPFRGRNTAMDAQEALARRLERAKKLQEQREKEMVEKQKQQEMAAAAAATGGSVINVAALLASGTQVTPQIAMAAQMAALQAKALAETGIAVPSYYNPAAVNPMKFAEQEKKRKMLWQGKKEGDKSQSAEIWEKLNFGNKDQNVKFRKLMGIKSEDEAGCSSVDEESYKTLKQQEEVFRNLDAQYEMARSQTHTQRGMGLGFTSSMRGMDAV from the exons ATGATAAG AACCAACTTCTTCTTAAAACAGGCAAGAAGACATGAATCCAAAGAGAAGTCCTCCAAGAAGCACAAATCTGAAGACCACAATGACAAAGAACATTCTTCTGACAAGGGAAGAGATAGTCTAAATTCATCTGAAAATGGTGAGGAGAGGCATAAACGCAAAGAGAGGAAGTCATCCAGAGGGAGGAGTCATTCCAGATCCAGGTCTCGGGAAAG ACGTCATCGTAGTAGAAGTCGCGATAGGAAAAAATCCCGATCCcgcagcagagagagaaagcGACGGATCAGATCTCGCTCTAGATCAAGATCTAGACACAGACATAGAAGCAGAAGTAAAAGCAGAACTAGGAGCAGAAGCAG AGAGCGAAAGAAAAGAATTGAAAAGCCCCGAAGGTTCAGCAGGAGCCACAGCCGGAGTCCGAGCCCTCCGCCCTTCCGCGGACGAAACACAGCTATGGATGCACAGGAAGCCTTAGCCAGAAG GCTggaaagagcaaagaaattgcaagaacagagagagaaggaaatggttgaaaaacagaagcaacagGAAATGGCTGCAG CTGCCGCAGCCACGGGAGGCTCTGTCATCAACGTGGCCGCTCTGCTGGCATCAGGGACACAAGTGACCCCTCAGATCGCCATGGCAGCTCAGATGGCAGCGCTCCAGGCCAAGGCACTGGCAGAGACTGGCATAGCAGTGCCCAGCTATTACAACCCAGCAGCTGTGAACCCCATGAAATTCGCTGAGCAAGAGAAAAAGCGGAAGATGCTCTGGCAAGGCAAAAAGGAAGGG GATAAATCACAGTCTGCAGAAATATGGGAAAAGCTAAATTTTGGAAACAAGGACCAAAATGTCAAATTCAGAAAACTGATGGGCATTAAG AGCGAGGACGAAGCTGGCTGCAGTTCCGTGGATGAGGAGAGTTACAAAAccctgaagcagcaggaggaggtgttCAGGAATCTGGATGCACAGTATGAAATGGCCAGATCACAGACTCACACGCAAAGAGGAATGGGCTTGGGGTTCACATCTTCCATGCGAGGAATGGATGCAgtttga
- the ZCCHC8 gene encoding zinc finger CCHC domain-containing protein 8 isoform X2, with translation MAAEVDFGDRELFGQLEGEPGPPSPPAQEEPDPLLELYERLRDRDETVQRLRAENQELKRKLRILTRPSGISLENPKVDGPLLQILFMNNVITKRYHQEIEDFIYSLVQKYEEQKKSEQEKSQLNPKPQPSSIVLEEDCKGTSSSSKKVKEAFSVVGSVLYFTNFCLDKLGQPILNENPQLTEGWEIPKYQQVFSQILSLDGQEIQVKPKRPKPHCFNCGSEDHQMKDCPKPRNAARINEKRKEFLEACGDSSNQNFQQRYHAEEVEERFGKFKPGVISGVLQDALGVTDKSLPPFIYRMRQLGYPPGWLKEAEMEHSGLALYDGKGEVEGEDEGSPRPKRVTYDVSKLVNYPGFNISTPSGIPDEWQMFGSIPMQPSQQKDVFAHYLSNFQEPSPKPSSKRAAPQSKSHHSKRPREDNSETAAADMDLDSDLEGTQRSQTPNSFQFQPPLPPGSPSMSTPPPVPRGTPPLTPTHSPLTRTTPPPNLPSPQPKIVDSVMDEDTLTLEELEEQQRLIWAALEQAESTNSDSDIPVDTPLTGNSLTSSPARNEADLVAEVRSPEKVISVETEFSDISEQIPVNDLSLPSPNLEDSLLDLKENPDNAVSEGLLGDTLPAPKPEVNEGENTAGHKVPTSTGSSVKKSGLVPDMSKFAAGITPFEFENMAESTGVYLRIRSLLKNSPRNQQKKKT, from the exons ATGGCGGCGGAGGTGGACTTCGGGGACCGCGAGCTCTTCGGGCAGCTGGAGGGCGAGCCCGGGCCGCCCTCGCCGCCCGCGCAGGAGGAGCCGGACCCGCTGCTGGAGCTCTACGAGCGCCTGCGCGACCGCGACGAGACGGTGCAGCGGCTGCGGGCGGAGA ATCAGGAACTTAAAAGGAAGCTCAGAATTCTGACTCGTCCAAG TGGGATCTCACTGGAAAACCCCAAAGTTGATGGACCTCTGttgcagattttatttatgAACAATGTCATTACTAA GCGGTATCATCAAGAAattgaagattttatttatagTTTAGTTCAAAAATatgaagagcaaaagaaaagtgAACAAGAAAAATCACAATTGAACCCTAAGCCACAG CCCTCCAGCATTGTTTTGGAAGAGGACTGTAAAGGAACCAGCTCGAGCTCTAAAAAAGTGAAAGAAGCTTTTAGT GTTGTAGGAAGTGTTCTGTATTTTACCAATTTTTGTCTCGATAAACTGGGACAGCCTATTTTAAATGAGAACCCACAGCTGACAGAAGGATGGGAAATACCTAA ATATCAGCAAGTTTTCAGCCAGATTCTCTCCCTAGATGGACAAGAAATACAAGTAAAACCCAAAAG GCCCAAACCTCACTGTTTCAATTGTGGTTCTGAAGACCATCAAATGAAGGACTGCCCAAAG CCACGAAATGCAGCTCGTATaaatgagaagagaaaggagttTTTGGAAGCTTGTGGTGATTCGAGCAATCAGAATTTTCAGCAGCGTTACCATGCAGAAGAAGTAGAAGAGAGGTTTGGAAAATTTAAGCCAGGAGTAATTAG TGGGGTCCTTCAGGATGCCCTCGGTGTGACAGACAAGAGCCTGCCCCCGTTCATTTACCGCATGCGGCAGCTGGGCTACCCCCCGGGCTGGCTCAAGGAGGCTGAAATGGAGCACTCAGGACTGGCTCTCTATGATGGAAAAG GTGAAGTTGAAGGAGAAGATGAGGGCTCTCCCAGGCCCAAACGTGTCACTTACGATGTGTCTAAGTTGGTAAATTATCCAGGCTTTAATATCTCCACTCCCAGTGGGATCCCAGAT GAGTGGCAGATGTTTGGTTCCATCCCCATGCAGCCATCTCAACAGAAGGATGTTTTTGCTCACTACCTTTCTAATTTTCAGGAG CCAAGTCCAAAACCCAGCAGCAAAAGGGCTGCACCTCAGTCAAAGTCTCATCATTCCAAACGACCAAGAGAAGACAAttcagagacagcagcagctgacatGGACCTGGACTCTG ATCTGGAGGGGACGCAGAGATCTCAAACTCCCAACAGTTTTCAGTTCCAACCTCCATTGCCACCTGGCTCTCCATCCATGTCCACTCCTCCACCTGTGCCACGTGGAACACCCCCACTCACACCCACCCACTCTCCCCTCACTAGGACTACTCCACCACCAAACTTACCCAGCCCTCAGCCCAAAATCGTGGACTCAGTCATGGATGAGGACACACTGACcttggaggagctggaggagcagcagaggttAATCTGGGCAGCGCTGGAGCAGGCGGAGAGCACAAACAGTGACTCTGATATTCCTGTTGACACTCCTTTAACTGGGAATTCCCTTACATCATCACCAGCCAGGAATGAAGCAGATCTGGTTGCAGAAGTCAGGTCACCTGAGAAAGTGATCTCGGTGGAAACGGAGTTTTCTGACATCAGTGAGCAGATCCCAGTAAATGACCTTTCTCTACCCAGTCCCAATCTAGAGGACAGTTTGCTCGATTTAAAGGAAAACCCTGATAATGCAGTTTCTGAAGGCCTGCTGGGTGACACCCTGCCTGCTCCCAAGCCTGAGGTTAATGAGGGGGAAAACACAGCTGGTCATAAAGTGCCCACAAGCACTGGATCATCTGTGAAAAAATCTGGACTTGTTCCTGACATGAGCAAGTTTGCTGCAGGCATCACACCATTCGAATTTGAAAATATGGCAGAGTCTACAGGGGTTTATCTACGGATAAGGAGCCTGTTAAAAAATTCCCCAAGaaaccagcaaaagaaaaagacttaA
- the RSRC2 gene encoding arginine/serine-rich coiled-coil protein 2 isoform X2, whose translation MPPVPPEHQSITTRGPAHGHGREDGNQILKEENTEAGAEAKRTNFFLKQARRHESKEKSSKKHKSEDHNDKEHSSDKGRDSLNSSENGEERHKRKERKSSRGRSHSRSRSRERRHRSRSRDRKKSRSRSRERKRRIRSRSRSRSRHRHRSRSKSRTRSRSRERKKRIEKPRRFSRSHSRSPSPPPFRGRNTAMDAQEALARRLERAKKLQEQREKEMVEKQKQQEMAAAAAATGGSVINVAALLASGTQVTPQIAMAAQMAALQAKALAETGIAVPSYYNPAAVNPMKFAEQEKKRKMLWQGKKEGDKSQSAEIWEKLNFGNKDQNVKFRKLMGIKSEDEAGCSSVDEESYKTLKQQEEVFRNLDAQYEMARSQTHTQRGMGLGFTSSMRGMDAV comes from the exons ATGCCTCCAGTTCCCCCAGAACATCAAAGCATCACTACTCGAGGTCCCGCTCACGGTCACGGGAGAGAAGACGGAAATCAG atactgaaggaagaaaacacagaagccGGAGCAGAAGCAAAGAG AACCAACTTCTTCTTAAAACAGGCAAGAAGACATGAATCCAAAGAGAAGTCCTCCAAGAAGCACAAATCTGAAGACCACAATGACAAAGAACATTCTTCTGACAAGGGAAGAGATAGTCTAAATTCATCTGAAAATGGTGAGGAGAGGCATAAACGCAAAGAGAGGAAGTCATCCAGAGGGAGGAGTCATTCCAGATCCAGGTCTCGGGAAAG ACGTCATCGTAGTAGAAGTCGCGATAGGAAAAAATCCCGATCCcgcagcagagagagaaagcGACGGATCAGATCTCGCTCTAGATCAAGATCTAGACACAGACATAGAAGCAGAAGTAAAAGCAGAACTAGGAGCAGAAGCAG AGAGCGAAAGAAAAGAATTGAAAAGCCCCGAAGGTTCAGCAGGAGCCACAGCCGGAGTCCGAGCCCTCCGCCCTTCCGCGGACGAAACACAGCTATGGATGCACAGGAAGCCTTAGCCAGAAG GCTggaaagagcaaagaaattgcaagaacagagagagaaggaaatggttgaaaaacagaagcaacagGAAATGGCTGCAG CTGCCGCAGCCACGGGAGGCTCTGTCATCAACGTGGCCGCTCTGCTGGCATCAGGGACACAAGTGACCCCTCAGATCGCCATGGCAGCTCAGATGGCAGCGCTCCAGGCCAAGGCACTGGCAGAGACTGGCATAGCAGTGCCCAGCTATTACAACCCAGCAGCTGTGAACCCCATGAAATTCGCTGAGCAAGAGAAAAAGCGGAAGATGCTCTGGCAAGGCAAAAAGGAAGGG GATAAATCACAGTCTGCAGAAATATGGGAAAAGCTAAATTTTGGAAACAAGGACCAAAATGTCAAATTCAGAAAACTGATGGGCATTAAG AGCGAGGACGAAGCTGGCTGCAGTTCCGTGGATGAGGAGAGTTACAAAAccctgaagcagcaggaggaggtgttCAGGAATCTGGATGCACAGTATGAAATGGCCAGATCACAGACTCACACGCAAAGAGGAATGGGCTTGGGGTTCACATCTTCCATGCGAGGAATGGATGCAgtttga
- the RSRC2 gene encoding arginine/serine-rich coiled-coil protein 2 isoform X1 — protein sequence MAGSDTERDGVVPEKSSPEREKKKEQSDASSSPRTSKHHYSRSRSRSRERRRKSDTEGRKHRSRSRSKEARRHESKEKSSKKHKSEDHNDKEHSSDKGRDSLNSSENGEERHKRKERKSSRGRSHSRSRSRERRHRSRSRDRKKSRSRSRERKRRIRSRSRSRSRHRHRSRSKSRTRSRSRERKKRIEKPRRFSRSHSRSPSPPPFRGRNTAMDAQEALARRLERAKKLQEQREKEMVEKQKQQEMAAAAAATGGSVINVAALLASGTQVTPQIAMAAQMAALQAKALAETGIAVPSYYNPAAVNPMKFAEQEKKRKMLWQGKKEGDKSQSAEIWEKLNFGNKDQNVKFRKLMGIKSEDEAGCSSVDEESYKTLKQQEEVFRNLDAQYEMARSQTHTQRGMGLGFTSSMRGMDAV from the exons ATGGCG GGTAGCGATACAGAACGAGATGGAGTAGTCCCGGAAAAATCCTCtccagaaagagagaagaaaaaggagcagTCAGATGCCTCCAGTTCCCCCAGAACATCAAAGCATCACTACTCGAGGTCCCGCTCACGGTCACGGGAGAGAAGACGGAAATCAG atactgaaggaagaaaacacagaagccGGAGCAGAAGCAAAGAG GCAAGAAGACATGAATCCAAAGAGAAGTCCTCCAAGAAGCACAAATCTGAAGACCACAATGACAAAGAACATTCTTCTGACAAGGGAAGAGATAGTCTAAATTCATCTGAAAATGGTGAGGAGAGGCATAAACGCAAAGAGAGGAAGTCATCCAGAGGGAGGAGTCATTCCAGATCCAGGTCTCGGGAAAG ACGTCATCGTAGTAGAAGTCGCGATAGGAAAAAATCCCGATCCcgcagcagagagagaaagcGACGGATCAGATCTCGCTCTAGATCAAGATCTAGACACAGACATAGAAGCAGAAGTAAAAGCAGAACTAGGAGCAGAAGCAG AGAGCGAAAGAAAAGAATTGAAAAGCCCCGAAGGTTCAGCAGGAGCCACAGCCGGAGTCCGAGCCCTCCGCCCTTCCGCGGACGAAACACAGCTATGGATGCACAGGAAGCCTTAGCCAGAAG GCTggaaagagcaaagaaattgcaagaacagagagagaaggaaatggttgaaaaacagaagcaacagGAAATGGCTGCAG CTGCCGCAGCCACGGGAGGCTCTGTCATCAACGTGGCCGCTCTGCTGGCATCAGGGACACAAGTGACCCCTCAGATCGCCATGGCAGCTCAGATGGCAGCGCTCCAGGCCAAGGCACTGGCAGAGACTGGCATAGCAGTGCCCAGCTATTACAACCCAGCAGCTGTGAACCCCATGAAATTCGCTGAGCAAGAGAAAAAGCGGAAGATGCTCTGGCAAGGCAAAAAGGAAGGG GATAAATCACAGTCTGCAGAAATATGGGAAAAGCTAAATTTTGGAAACAAGGACCAAAATGTCAAATTCAGAAAACTGATGGGCATTAAG AGCGAGGACGAAGCTGGCTGCAGTTCCGTGGATGAGGAGAGTTACAAAAccctgaagcagcaggaggaggtgttCAGGAATCTGGATGCACAGTATGAAATGGCCAGATCACAGACTCACACGCAAAGAGGAATGGGCTTGGGGTTCACATCTTCCATGCGAGGAATGGATGCAgtttga
- the ZCCHC8 gene encoding zinc finger CCHC domain-containing protein 8 isoform X1: MAAEVDFGDRELFGQLEGEPGPPSPPAQEEPDPLLELYERLRDRDETVQRLRAENQELKRKLRILTRPSGISLENPKVDGPLLQILFMNNVITKRYHQEIEDFIYSLVQKYEEQKKSEQEKSQLNPKPQPSSIVLEEDCKGTSSSSKKVKEAFSVVGSVLYFTNFCLDKLGQPILNENPQLTEGWEIPKYQQVFSQILSLDGQEIQVKPKSRPKPHCFNCGSEDHQMKDCPKPRNAARINEKRKEFLEACGDSSNQNFQQRYHAEEVEERFGKFKPGVISGVLQDALGVTDKSLPPFIYRMRQLGYPPGWLKEAEMEHSGLALYDGKGEVEGEDEGSPRPKRVTYDVSKLVNYPGFNISTPSGIPDEWQMFGSIPMQPSQQKDVFAHYLSNFQEPSPKPSSKRAAPQSKSHHSKRPREDNSETAAADMDLDSDLEGTQRSQTPNSFQFQPPLPPGSPSMSTPPPVPRGTPPLTPTHSPLTRTTPPPNLPSPQPKIVDSVMDEDTLTLEELEEQQRLIWAALEQAESTNSDSDIPVDTPLTGNSLTSSPARNEADLVAEVRSPEKVISVETEFSDISEQIPVNDLSLPSPNLEDSLLDLKENPDNAVSEGLLGDTLPAPKPEVNEGENTAGHKVPTSTGSSVKKSGLVPDMSKFAAGITPFEFENMAESTGVYLRIRSLLKNSPRNQQKKKT; the protein is encoded by the exons ATGGCGGCGGAGGTGGACTTCGGGGACCGCGAGCTCTTCGGGCAGCTGGAGGGCGAGCCCGGGCCGCCCTCGCCGCCCGCGCAGGAGGAGCCGGACCCGCTGCTGGAGCTCTACGAGCGCCTGCGCGACCGCGACGAGACGGTGCAGCGGCTGCGGGCGGAGA ATCAGGAACTTAAAAGGAAGCTCAGAATTCTGACTCGTCCAAG TGGGATCTCACTGGAAAACCCCAAAGTTGATGGACCTCTGttgcagattttatttatgAACAATGTCATTACTAA GCGGTATCATCAAGAAattgaagattttatttatagTTTAGTTCAAAAATatgaagagcaaaagaaaagtgAACAAGAAAAATCACAATTGAACCCTAAGCCACAG CCCTCCAGCATTGTTTTGGAAGAGGACTGTAAAGGAACCAGCTCGAGCTCTAAAAAAGTGAAAGAAGCTTTTAGT GTTGTAGGAAGTGTTCTGTATTTTACCAATTTTTGTCTCGATAAACTGGGACAGCCTATTTTAAATGAGAACCCACAGCTGACAGAAGGATGGGAAATACCTAA ATATCAGCAAGTTTTCAGCCAGATTCTCTCCCTAGATGGACAAGAAATACAAGTAAAACCCAAAAG CAGGCCCAAACCTCACTGTTTCAATTGTGGTTCTGAAGACCATCAAATGAAGGACTGCCCAAAG CCACGAAATGCAGCTCGTATaaatgagaagagaaaggagttTTTGGAAGCTTGTGGTGATTCGAGCAATCAGAATTTTCAGCAGCGTTACCATGCAGAAGAAGTAGAAGAGAGGTTTGGAAAATTTAAGCCAGGAGTAATTAG TGGGGTCCTTCAGGATGCCCTCGGTGTGACAGACAAGAGCCTGCCCCCGTTCATTTACCGCATGCGGCAGCTGGGCTACCCCCCGGGCTGGCTCAAGGAGGCTGAAATGGAGCACTCAGGACTGGCTCTCTATGATGGAAAAG GTGAAGTTGAAGGAGAAGATGAGGGCTCTCCCAGGCCCAAACGTGTCACTTACGATGTGTCTAAGTTGGTAAATTATCCAGGCTTTAATATCTCCACTCCCAGTGGGATCCCAGAT GAGTGGCAGATGTTTGGTTCCATCCCCATGCAGCCATCTCAACAGAAGGATGTTTTTGCTCACTACCTTTCTAATTTTCAGGAG CCAAGTCCAAAACCCAGCAGCAAAAGGGCTGCACCTCAGTCAAAGTCTCATCATTCCAAACGACCAAGAGAAGACAAttcagagacagcagcagctgacatGGACCTGGACTCTG ATCTGGAGGGGACGCAGAGATCTCAAACTCCCAACAGTTTTCAGTTCCAACCTCCATTGCCACCTGGCTCTCCATCCATGTCCACTCCTCCACCTGTGCCACGTGGAACACCCCCACTCACACCCACCCACTCTCCCCTCACTAGGACTACTCCACCACCAAACTTACCCAGCCCTCAGCCCAAAATCGTGGACTCAGTCATGGATGAGGACACACTGACcttggaggagctggaggagcagcagaggttAATCTGGGCAGCGCTGGAGCAGGCGGAGAGCACAAACAGTGACTCTGATATTCCTGTTGACACTCCTTTAACTGGGAATTCCCTTACATCATCACCAGCCAGGAATGAAGCAGATCTGGTTGCAGAAGTCAGGTCACCTGAGAAAGTGATCTCGGTGGAAACGGAGTTTTCTGACATCAGTGAGCAGATCCCAGTAAATGACCTTTCTCTACCCAGTCCCAATCTAGAGGACAGTTTGCTCGATTTAAAGGAAAACCCTGATAATGCAGTTTCTGAAGGCCTGCTGGGTGACACCCTGCCTGCTCCCAAGCCTGAGGTTAATGAGGGGGAAAACACAGCTGGTCATAAAGTGCCCACAAGCACTGGATCATCTGTGAAAAAATCTGGACTTGTTCCTGACATGAGCAAGTTTGCTGCAGGCATCACACCATTCGAATTTGAAAATATGGCAGAGTCTACAGGGGTTTATCTACGGATAAGGAGCCTGTTAAAAAATTCCCCAAGaaaccagcaaaagaaaaagacttaA